The genomic region GGCTTTTCCTGACAGTTGAAGGTCAAAGCATTTCCCAGATCAACCTTCATTTCTCGGGAAAAGCCATCGGAGGTGCCATCGAAGCAGCGGCCTATGGCAATCTCCTTGGCCAGCCTTGGATTTTGATCGGTAACGGTGTAGATTCCATAGTTGTGGCCCAAGGGGTCAACGGGAGCCAGCATGCTGAAAGCCGACGTGTCGTTGTTGATGGCCAAGGGTGGGTGTCTACGCAAGTATTCCTGCAGCAGGTTATTAATCCTAGTTCGCCGGCAATTTCCCTGGGGGATCACAGCCACCAGAGTGCGGTCAACGGAGCTTTGGTCAAACAGCATGCCACCACATTTGAACTCAAGGCAAGCAGCTGAAATGTTGTGGTTGATCATATCCCGGACACTGCGCACATCACGGATACCATACAGCTGCCCCTTGGTCTCTGGGTGAGTGCTGCCACTATTGCGTGATCTCACCATGACCTCCAGTGGCCCATTAACTTTGATCTTGATGTAGCAGGCCCTGAACTCCTGAGGATTAGGCCACCAGGAGAGATAGTCCCCAGTCCAACTGGTCAAGTCGTTTTCCTCAAAAGGCACCACATTGTATTCATATTTGTCCTTTTCCACTTTGTAAAATCTGAAATGGTTGGCTGACACTGGGGCATCCTCACAGTCTTTTACATTTTGGTATGCGTATATTGGGCCATTGGTCTCGTCAATGTTATTTGCGTTGGGCTTTGCGAGATTAATTTTGAAAGCTGTTTTCTTCAGTTGGGCATCCTCATGGTCTGTCCTCCTGTAGTCAAGTTTGCCTAGGAAGGGCTGAGAGACTCCAATGATGTTGGGGTTCATTTTAGGGCTTGAGGCAGCAGCTTCCAGCTCCTCAGCTCCAAGAGCAGCTGTAACATAGGCTGTGTAAGCATCCGGCCTAGCAGCGTCACAAAAGGCAGGAAGGCAGGCCCCATTAGACCCTGTTATGACACTGTCAAAACGGCCCCAAGCTCGAGGATTGGCCGTGTAGCCTGGCAAAGGTTCCAGGTTAATCAGCGTGATCACAACTCCCTCTAGTTGCTCGCCAGGCAAGAACTTCTCACTCATGTAGGCCCTTACTTTAACGTAGCAGCGTCTGGCTTCTGGAACATCCAGGTTGAAAAGACGGCGCTCCCGGATCTCCATGTTACCAATCAAGAATGTCCTCTCCTCGCGTTTGTTGCGCTTTCTCCTCTCGACGTGGAAGAGGCTCTCCTCCTCCCAGAAACCAGTGTTTGGGTTCAAGGACCACAACCTCATTTTCTCCACGTGTTCTGGCATCTTGACACTGGCAGTGTCAAGGTAGACTGTAACACTGGAGGCTGCAAGGGCCTCGTTCGATAATTCCTCCCGGAAGTCTGCCGAGAACATGCCGTAGGTCCTGAGTGGTAGAATGTCCCCCTCCGCATCCACAAAGTTCAGGTCACTTGACGCAGTCGTGGCGAGGGTGATGTTCCTCGGGTCCAGAAAGGTCACACTGGCCTTGACTTTCCCATTGTAGCTTTCCCCATTGCTTCTGCGGAATGAGTTGGGTGCAATTTCTAGCTTCCCAATGGTGTCTTCGCCTTCCATTTCTCCCAGTGGAATGGTGATGCCTTTGGTGGAGTCAACCTCTATCGGCTCTGATTTCCTCATTAGCTTCACCTCAAAGTACACAGCACCACTTTTCCGGTCAAAAGGAAAGACTTTAACAGTGTCCACAAACTTGTTCATCCTGTCAATAAACTGGACAACAAGCCTTTCCGTTCCCTGAGGAACCTGTATGGTGAAGGTCCCCTTGTAGCCTGTCAGGCCAACTCTCTCATTACCAACAAAGATCTGTCCAAACCGAAGTGGCTCCCCATTGTCTGCTGCTACTGCCCTCCCTCTGATTAATACTTTGGGCTCCAGGCACTTCTTGCAGCCACAGCTTGCCACCACCTTGACAGGAAGGGTGTAGCCCTGACACGCAATCTCCATGTGCTTTATCTCCTTCACACCACAGCAGTAGCTTGTGCTGTCCTTGCAACGGAGGTCAAAGTTCAGGTCCCCGGCACACTTGCTGTTGGGACACTTCCCGACATTGTAGAAGAAGGAATTGGTTGCCTTCTGAAAGCAGTTCCCTGGCAATTTAATTAAATGCTTCAGTGGTTCAGGGTTGCAATTTGGTTCTCCTTTGACTGAAGAAAAAGAGACAAGAAAGAAAGGGTTATAGGATTACAGAAAGTACATTCTAgaccatgctggtgtttattccCCATGTGAGCTTCCAGtccacctctcttcctctcacccTATCAATATATCCTGCCATTCTTCCCTTTaactgcatctatgctatttgtctCAAACACTCcttgtggcagtgagttccacattcttaccactctctggataaagaagttttttcctgaattccctattaggtGGTTTATTTGGTAGCATTCTATCCTCTATCAAGAAACCTCTGGAGAAGGATAGATAGCTCACACCACGTTCCCTTCTGAAAGGTGCAAGAACGATTGTGAGCATCATTCACCATTGATACTATAGGCGTTTATTCCTAACGAATGCTTTAAATGTTTTTCGGTGCACATCAGGTCAGTTACCCAGCAGTATTCCTGTTCACAGCTCCACCTGCATCCAGAGCTTTTTGAGGATTTCAACTTTTCAGATGGTTTTGCTACAAGGACATTTTGTTCTGTTTTGGCAAGGAGCTGTATATCTGTCAACACCCTGAAACCTGTTGCTTTTTCTCTTTTTTACGGCTTTTTGCTTGAATATAGTTTGCTGGCAGTTTTGCAGGGAAATTTTACGCTGGCATTAATGTGAAAGACTGCAGCTGCCTTTGAACCTCTTCCATGTTAAATTGAAATCCAGAGACAAAACCTGTGGAACTTCAACAAAATGGGCCTGAGGACATTAACAGGCAGCTAAAACTGGTTAAAAcacttccagactcaacatttatttaaaaaaaaacatcttttgTAATGATTATTAGTCCAAGTGTGATATCTTtcccaaaaacaaaatactgtaaatgctggaaatcagaaataaaacagaacatacgaattaggagcaggagtaggccattcagcccctcaagcctgctccaccatttgataagatcatggctgatttgattttggcctcaactctactttcctgcctactgcctataacctttgactcctttgtcaacCAAGACAAGATGCTGGGAAAATTCAACAGGTCATTTAacgactgtggagagagaagcagaaagaaGACTGGAATTCATATattcagcttccaacctcatagtctcccgaccttggacggcccacttctacctcctaaccaaaatccacaagcaggaatgtcccagcagactgatcgtgtcagcctgttcctgccccacggaactcatttcttgctatcttgactccattctctctccccttgtccagtctcttcccacctacatccaggattcctctgacaccctacatcatatcaacaatttccagttccctggccccaaccgcctcctcttcaccatggacatccaatccctctacacctccatcccccaccaggatggtctgagggccattagcttcttcctcgaacagaggcccgaacaatccctatccaccactactctcctcccattctggctgaacttgttctctcactgaacaatttctccttaaactcctctcacttcctccaaataaaaggtgtggctatgggtacccgcatgggccccagttatgcctgtctctttatggggtatgtgaacattccttgttccagtcctactctggccctctCCCactactctttctctggtacatcgatgactgctttggtgctgcttcatgctctcatccgGACCCGGaagaatttattaattttgcttccagtttccacccttccatcattttcacatggttcatctctgacacttcccttccgttcctcgacctctttgtctcaatttctggtgatagactgtccaccaatattcattacaagcctaccttgactacagctcctcacaccccacttcctgtaaggactccatcccattctctcagtttctttgctTCAGTCGCATCTGttgtgatgatgccactttcaaaaacagttcctctgacatgtcttccttcttccttaaccgaggttttccacccacgatggttgacagggccctcaaccgtgtccggcccatctcccatgcatccgccctcacaccttcctctccctcccagaaacatgttagggtcccccttgttctcacttattatcccaccagcctccgcattcaaaggatcatcctccgccatttccgccaactccagcatgatgccaccaccaaacacctcttcccttcacccccccacagTGGCagtccgcagggatcattccctctgggacaccctggtccactcctccatcaccccctacacctcaaccccctcccatggcaccttcccatgcaaccgcagaaggtgtaacacatgctcctttacttcctccttcctcaccatccaagggcctaaacactcctttcaagtgaagcagcatttcacttgcacttccctcaatttagtctactatatttgctgctcccaatacggtttcctctacattggagagaccaaatgcagactgggtgactgctttgcagaacaccttcggtctgtccacagtca from Carcharodon carcharias isolate sCarCar2 chromosome 14, sCarCar2.pri, whole genome shotgun sequence harbors:
- the cilp2 gene encoding cartilage intermediate layer protein 1 isoform X1, yielding MLYKCWSFLLLMIGVFYLGTEVTEWTSWFNIDHPGGNGDFERLEAIRFYYRERVCARPVSIEARTTEWVKAEQTGEIVHYSPNKGFWCINKQQPEGKICSNYHVRFQCPVVQSYWSDWSEWSSCSVTACGGAGFQARQRTCTNNMRFRFIMVPRCKGKAIERRGCSTPPCQEAHWTDWGPWTQCSVTCGNGHILRRRRCVQTPERQTCVREPIEVQKCGGAPCKVCQHVCAEGHVNEECNGCICDQHVLLGTVHSADGMPITHGRIAMEDQPHMTLTMSDESGTFKIPGVCANSKTRVLIEGAKLVPSVFQAVQNSTESSVVQAVLKRAEKPYIVKHPETKVRFEDQRVSFCCKATGSPLPLKYFWYHNGTLLDTKNEETLLLKELKYWQGGEYQCKVTNGFGSIKSVPAMLTVIVKGEPNCNPEPLKHLIKLPGNCFQKATNSFFYNVGKCPNSKCAGDLNFDLRCKDSTSYCCGVKEIKHMEIACQGYTLPVKVVASCGCKKCLEPKVLIRGRAVAADNGEPLRFGQIFVGNERVGLTGYKGTFTIQVPQGTERLVVQFIDRMNKFVDTVKVFPFDRKSGAVYFEVKLMRKSEPIEVDSTKGITIPLGEMEGEDTIGKLEIAPNSFRRSNGESYNGKVKASVTFLDPRNITLATTASSDLNFVDAEGDILPLRTYGMFSADFREELSNEALAASSVTVYLDTASVKMPEHVEKMRLWSLNPNTGFWEEESLFHVERRKRNKREERTFLIGNMEIRERRLFNLDVPEARRCYVKVRAYMSEKFLPGEQLEGVVITLINLEPLPGYTANPRAWGRFDSVITGSNGACLPAFCDAARPDAYTAYVTAALGAEELEAAASSPKMNPNIIGVSQPFLGKLDYRRTDHEDAQLKKTAFKINLAKPNANNIDETNGPIYAYQNVKDCEDAPVSANHFRFYKVEKDKYEYNVVPFEENDLTSWTGDYLSWWPNPQEFRACYIKIKVNGPLEVMVRSRNSGSTHPETKGQLYGIRDVRSVRDMINHNISAACLEFKCGGMLFDQSSVDRTLVAVIPQGNCRRTRINNLLQEYLRRHPPLAINNDTSAFSMLAPVDPLGHNYGIYTVTDQNPRLAKEIAIGRCFDGTSDGFSREMKVDLGNALTFNCQEKPVTRQSLFQRIQNSPAETLTEIGAEMRRQAQIRPAQSRIVAYPSDQRNRRARIINRNIRRSGLPRQ
- the cilp2 gene encoding cartilage intermediate layer protein 1 isoform X2 yields the protein MLYKCWSFLLLMIGVFYLGTEVTEWTSWFNIDHPGGNGDFERLEAIRFYYRERVCARPVSIEARTTEWVKAEQTGEIVHYSPNKGFWCINKQQPEGKICSNYHVRFQCPVVQSYWSDWSEWSSCSVTACGGAGFQARQRTCTNNMRFRFIMVPRCKGKAIERRGCSTPPCQVCQHVCAEGHVNEECNGCICDQHVLLGTVHSADGMPITHGRIAMEDQPHMTLTMSDESGTFKIPGVCANSKTRVLIEGAKLVPSVFQAVQNSTESSVVQAVLKRAEKPYIVKHPETKVRFEDQRVSFCCKATGSPLPLKYFWYHNGTLLDTKNEETLLLKELKYWQGGEYQCKVTNGFGSIKSVPAMLTVIVKGEPNCNPEPLKHLIKLPGNCFQKATNSFFYNVGKCPNSKCAGDLNFDLRCKDSTSYCCGVKEIKHMEIACQGYTLPVKVVASCGCKKCLEPKVLIRGRAVAADNGEPLRFGQIFVGNERVGLTGYKGTFTIQVPQGTERLVVQFIDRMNKFVDTVKVFPFDRKSGAVYFEVKLMRKSEPIEVDSTKGITIPLGEMEGEDTIGKLEIAPNSFRRSNGESYNGKVKASVTFLDPRNITLATTASSDLNFVDAEGDILPLRTYGMFSADFREELSNEALAASSVTVYLDTASVKMPEHVEKMRLWSLNPNTGFWEEESLFHVERRKRNKREERTFLIGNMEIRERRLFNLDVPEARRCYVKVRAYMSEKFLPGEQLEGVVITLINLEPLPGYTANPRAWGRFDSVITGSNGACLPAFCDAARPDAYTAYVTAALGAEELEAAASSPKMNPNIIGVSQPFLGKLDYRRTDHEDAQLKKTAFKINLAKPNANNIDETNGPIYAYQNVKDCEDAPVSANHFRFYKVEKDKYEYNVVPFEENDLTSWTGDYLSWWPNPQEFRACYIKIKVNGPLEVMVRSRNSGSTHPETKGQLYGIRDVRSVRDMINHNISAACLEFKCGGMLFDQSSVDRTLVAVIPQGNCRRTRINNLLQEYLRRHPPLAINNDTSAFSMLAPVDPLGHNYGIYTVTDQNPRLAKEIAIGRCFDGTSDGFSREMKVDLGNALTFNCQEKPVTRQSLFQRIQNSPAETLTEIGAEMRRQAQIRPAQSRIVAYPSDQRNRRARIINRNIRRSGLPRQ